Sequence from the Maribellus comscasis genome:
TCTGCTGCAACTTTTGGATTTTGCATCATTTGCCAGAAAGTATAATTTTCCTTCAACTTTAAATAGTTGGGCAAAACCCGTCCAGCCTGACGCATAAACCAAAAGGGTGGCCGTGAAGTTGCTTTTCCCCTAAGCGTTTGTAATAATATTGGTTCTGTTTTGTTATCCATATTTTACCCCTTAAGTTGCTTTAATGCACTATAACTTGCTTCTATCGTTTTCCGAATGTCTTCATTGGTATGCGCTGCTGAGACAAATCCGGCTTCATATTGCGAAGGTGCGAGATAAATGCCGCTATCAAGTGAAATTTTAAAATAACGTGCAAACAAAGAAGTATCACATTTATTTACATCGTACAAGGATTTTACACTTTCCTCTTCTGTGAAAAACAACGTAAACATAGAGCCCACCCTGTTGATTACACCTTTAAACTTTAACTCTTTCAAATTATTCTGAAGGCCTTCCTCCAGCAAAGCCGAAGATATTTCAAGATCTTCATAAAAATCCTGAGCCTGGTCGAGTAAACGTAAAGTGGTTAAACCTGCCGCCATTGCCAATGGATTTCCCGACAATGTTCCTGCCTGATAAACAGGCCCCTGCGGCGCCAGCATTTCCATAATTTCCTGTTTGCCACCATAGGCACCTACCGGCAAGCCGCCACCGATGATTTTTCCAAAAGTGGTTAAATCGGGTTTTATACCAAGTACTTCCTGTGCACAACCTTTGGCCACCCGGAATCCGGTCATCACCTCATCAAAAATCAATACGGTCTGGTTTTCATCGCACAGATTTCTTACTCCTTCAATAAATTCTTTATCAGGAACAATTACACCCATATTTCCGGTAATCGGTTCCAGAATTACAGCAGCAATTTTTCCGTTATTTTCTTCGAATAAACGCTGTACCGAGGCAAGATCATTAAACTTAGCCGTAAGTGTATCATGCGCAGTTCCTTTGGTAACTCCCGGTGTGTTGGGCACGCCAAACGTAAGGGCACCCGAACCGGCTTCAATTAAAAAACTGTCGTTGTGACCATGGTAGCATCCTTCAAATTTAATAACCAAATCGCGGTTAGTATAACCACGGGCCAGTCGCAAGGCACTCATGGTTGCTTCTGTTCCCGAGTTCACCATTCGGACACTGTCGACGGAAGGAACCATCTTTTTGATTTGTTTGGCAATTTCTGTTTCAAGCAATGTGGGCGCGCCAAAACTGGCTCCCAGAACCGCAGTTTTTTGAATTGCCTCCACTACTTTTGGATGCGAATGCCCTAAAATCATAGGTCCCCATGAACCTACATAATCAATATATTCATTCCCGTCAATATCAGTAACCCTGGAGCCTTTGGCACTGGCTATAAAAGGCGGATTTCCACCTACACTTTTAAAGGAACGTACCGGCGAATTTACTCCTCCGGGAATATGTTTTTGTGCTTCTGCAAACGCTTCTATACTTTTTTCGTATGTCATTTCTAATAAATTTTTAAATCTCATCTCCCGAAGAACAACGATAAATATATTCACGGGATGACGAAAGTAAATTTTTATAAATCCTGTATAATATCCTGCGTATGGTAGGAAATAATCAAATCGGCTCCGGCACGTTTTAATCCGGTAAGTAATTCGTGTACAATTCGTTTTTCATCAATCCATCCTTTTGCAGCCGCAGCTTTTACCATGGAAAACTCACCACTTACATTATAAGCTGCAACCGGCATATTAAAACTGGTTTTCACACGGTGAATAATATCCATATAATTCAAGGCCGGTTTCACCATTACAATGTCTGCTCCTTCCTGAATATCGAGGGCTACCTCACGAAGTGCTTCATCACCATTAGCTGGATCCATCTGGTAAGTTTTACGGTCGCCAAATTGCGGAGCACTTTCAGCAGCCTCGCGAAACGGACCATAAAATGCCGATGCATATTTTGCTGAATAAGCCATGATGGGAAGATTGTGAAACCCGTTGTTATCGAGTGCTGTGCGGATTGCTCCCACACGACCGTCCATCATGTCACTGGGTGCTACCATATCAATTCCGGCTTCTGCCAGCGAAACCGACTGTTTTGCCAAGGTCTCCAGGGTCTGATCATTATCGACATCGCCATCCACAATGGTTCCGCAATGACCATGAGTAGTGTATTCGCAGTTGCAAATGTCGGCAATCAGATACAGATCAGGCACTTCTTTCTTTAGCGCCCGTGTAGCTTGCTGTACAATACCATTGTGCTGACAGGCTACTTCTCCTGTTTCATCTTTTGATTCCGGGATACCAAAAAGCAACACTGATTGTACTCCCTGATCAAATAATTCTTTGCCTTTTTCAACCAAAAAATCAACCGAAAGCTGAGAGTTGCCGGGCATGGAAGAAATAGGATTATTAACCCCTTTGCCCGGACAAACAAATAAAGGCATTATTAAATCGTGACGGGTTAATATGGTTTCGCGTACCATGTCTCTTAAGGCAGCGTTTCTGCGCAGACGACGAAGTCTTGTTACCGGATAATGCATATCTGTAATTTTTGTGTTTTAAGAATAATATTGAATTATTGATTCGACGATTCCCTGTGCCGAAGCATTTTTTGCTACAACCAACGGTTGAATACCCTGTTTTCGTGCCTCGCTTGCTGTGGTTTCCCCAATACAGGCAAGCCGAATATTTTTTGCGGAAATGTCGTTAAATCGTTTCATAAAATTTTGAATAGCCGACGGACTGGTGAAAATAAGCATTTCGTAGCGGTTGTCTTTAATAAGTTGAACAGTTTTTTCATCTGTTAAATCAGGGATTACTGTTTTATACACATTTAGCCGCATACATGCTGCGACCCCGCTTAATTCATTCTGGATAACCGTACGTGCAAGATTTCCAAGTGCCAGCAAAATCCGCGGCTGGTATGAATTGTTTTCTACTTTTTTTAAAAATGCTGCAGCAAAGTGTTCGCCTGTGTTTCCGGGATTAACAAAAGCAGGCGAATAACCAAAAAAACTTAGTTCTTCTTCTGTTTTTGGGCCAATTACCGCTATTTGAATCTTTTCGGGAAGATTTGCTATTCCTCTCTTTTCAAGTACCTCAAAAAAGTACCGAACGCCATTGGGACTCGTAAAAATAAGCCACTGAAACTGTTCCAGTTGTTCCAGAATATCATTCTCTTTTTCTGATAAATTTGCAGGGCGAATCTCAATAAGTGGCATTTCTACTGTTTCGGCGCCGGCTTCTTTTAGCAGACGATTTAGCTCATCTGATTGTCCTTTAGGCCGCGTAGAAATAAACAGCTTATTTTTCAGCAGATGATTCATTATCGCCTTATGTTTGCCAATATTCTTCCGGCTCCCTTATCAATCAATTTTTTAGATAGTTTTTCTCCTATAATCTTGCCCTCGTCCACCCGTCCTGATTCTTTACCGAGCAGAAATTCAGAGCCATCAACCGCTGCAACAAAACCGGTGATGGATATTGTTTCACCTTCAGTTTTGGTATAACAACCTACGGGAACCTGACAACCTCCTTCAATACTATGAAGAAAGCTTCTTTCCACCTGAATCGCATCCCAGGTTTCTGCATAATTGATTTCTTTTAAACAGGCATCAATTTCCGGATCGTCAATTCTCGATTCAATGGCAATCACTCCCTGACTGGTAGCCGGAATCAAAACTTCCGGATCCAAAATTTCAGTGATGTATTTATCAAGTCCGAGGCGTTGCAAACCTGCGGCTGCCATAATCATGGCATCACAGTAGCCCTCTTCCATTTTTTTCAACCGGGTTTCAACGTTTCCCCTGATATCAACAATTTTAAAATTTTTATTGATACGCAGCAATCCTGCTTTTCTGCGCAAACTGGAAGTGGCAATGGTATCGCCTGAAGTAAGCTGGTTTAATTTACGTCCGTCTTTAGATACGAGTGCGTCACGAAATTCAGCACGTTTTAAAACAGCCCCCAATTTAAGTCCGTCAGGAAGACTCGTCGGTAGATCTTTCAGGCTATGAACGGCGATATCTACCTCTCCGTCAATTAGTGCTGTTTCAATTTCTTTTGTAAATAATCCTTTGTCACCAA
This genomic interval carries:
- the hemL gene encoding glutamate-1-semialdehyde 2,1-aminomutase: MTYEKSIEAFAEAQKHIPGGVNSPVRSFKSVGGNPPFIASAKGSRVTDIDGNEYIDYVGSWGPMILGHSHPKVVEAIQKTAVLGASFGAPTLLETEIAKQIKKMVPSVDSVRMVNSGTEATMSALRLARGYTNRDLVIKFEGCYHGHNDSFLIEAGSGALTFGVPNTPGVTKGTAHDTLTAKFNDLASVQRLFEENNGKIAAVILEPITGNMGVIVPDKEFIEGVRNLCDENQTVLIFDEVMTGFRVAKGCAQEVLGIKPDLTTFGKIIGGGLPVGAYGGKQEIMEMLAPQGPVYQAGTLSGNPLAMAAGLTTLRLLDQAQDFYEDLEISSALLEEGLQNNLKELKFKGVINRVGSMFTLFFTEEESVKSLYDVNKCDTSLFARYFKISLDSGIYLAPSQYEAGFVSAAHTNEDIRKTIEASYSALKQLKG
- the hemB gene encoding porphobilinogen synthase yields the protein MHYPVTRLRRLRRNAALRDMVRETILTRHDLIMPLFVCPGKGVNNPISSMPGNSQLSVDFLVEKGKELFDQGVQSVLLFGIPESKDETGEVACQHNGIVQQATRALKKEVPDLYLIADICNCEYTTHGHCGTIVDGDVDNDQTLETLAKQSVSLAEAGIDMVAPSDMMDGRVGAIRTALDNNGFHNLPIMAYSAKYASAFYGPFREAAESAPQFGDRKTYQMDPANGDEALREVALDIQEGADIVMVKPALNYMDIIHRVKTSFNMPVAAYNVSGEFSMVKAAAAKGWIDEKRIVHELLTGLKRAGADLIISYHTQDIIQDL
- a CDS encoding uroporphyrinogen-III synthase, with product MNHLLKNKLFISTRPKGQSDELNRLLKEAGAETVEMPLIEIRPANLSEKENDILEQLEQFQWLIFTSPNGVRYFFEVLEKRGIANLPEKIQIAVIGPKTEEELSFFGYSPAFVNPGNTGEHFAAAFLKKVENNSYQPRILLALGNLARTVIQNELSGVAACMRLNVYKTVIPDLTDEKTVQLIKDNRYEMLIFTSPSAIQNFMKRFNDISAKNIRLACIGETTASEARKQGIQPLVVAKNASAQGIVESIIQYYS
- the hemC gene encoding hydroxymethylbilane synthase, encoding MIKKSIRIGTRGSKLALYQANLTKKIVLETFPETNVEIVIIKTKGDKILDVALSKIGDKGLFTKEIETALIDGEVDIAVHSLKDLPTSLPDGLKLGAVLKRAEFRDALVSKDGRKLNQLTSGDTIATSSLRRKAGLLRINKNFKIVDIRGNVETRLKKMEEGYCDAMIMAAAGLQRLGLDKYITEILDPEVLIPATSQGVIAIESRIDDPEIDACLKEINYAETWDAIQVERSFLHSIEGGCQVPVGCYTKTEGETISITGFVAAVDGSEFLLGKESGRVDEGKIIGEKLSKKLIDKGAGRILANIRR